In one Nicotiana tomentosiformis chromosome 6, ASM39032v3, whole genome shotgun sequence genomic region, the following are encoded:
- the LOC104101444 gene encoding E3 ubiquitin ligase BIG BROTHER-related-like yields the protein MADEEQRKPTTRRTPLSQIDEDRVCIMLSMIESESEDEEITASDEEFLESEIQDFELEFYDEEYDYDDEDMEEDDVDPDELSYEELIALGEFVGVENRGLSEAEISKHLHSYTFQSNSSKTLIDRCVVCQLEYEEGENLVALSCDHPYHSDCIQKWLQIKKICPICSDEVSSTDVPKNV from the exons ATGGCTGATGAAGAACAAAGGAAACCAACGACCCGAAGAACACCTCTTAGCCAGATAGATGAG GATAGAGTTTGTATAATGTTGTCGATGATTGAAAGTGAAAGTGAAGATGAGGAAATTACTGCCTCTGATGAAGAATTTTTAGAAAGTGAGATTCAAg ATTTCGAATTAGAGTTTTACGACGAAGAGTACGACTATGACGACGAG GATATGGAAGAAGATGATGTTGATCCAGATGAATTATCCTACGAG GAATTAATTGCTTTAGGAGAATTTGTTGGAGTAGAGAACAGAGGATTATCTGAAGCAGAAATCAGCAAGCATTTGCATTCATATACATTTCAATCTAACAGTTCCAAGACCCTTATTGATCG ATGTGTGGTGTGTCAATTGGAATATGAAGAAGGAGAGAATCTAGTGGCACTTTCATGTGATCATCCTTACCATTCAGATTGTATACAAAAATGGCTTCAGATAAAGAAG aTTTGCCCTATATGTAGTGATGAGGTCTCGTCCACTGATGTACCCAAGAATGTATAG